A window of the Henckelia pumila isolate YLH828 chromosome 3, ASM3356847v2, whole genome shotgun sequence genome harbors these coding sequences:
- the LOC140888959 gene encoding uncharacterized protein, which produces MDKVEDVDVEMIAIVVAAFDKCIVLMELLEENKDKVSRMGEFPSRACAIAISSNERFSLLPLDLEIERTLSRIRRARRDINLELDSEIEGEMAYNHTLIQLQARFGGTSVEDTYAHLERFLPICDTFKVNEKDALEWLDDLPTGSITTWTELVQTFLNKYFPPTKMAKLFSDIISYRKKDRESLHAAWIRFKKMLRMCPQHNLTQSQQTQTFYNGADPSVRSMLDAAANGCFFRKTPAEAWEIIGNMADSNIGWPDVKKEKKVGILDVDVLMALNAKIDALTNQVALMKVAPKTQVQGNLPEEHQLFEVEAANFAGNQGRQPFNSYNNNYNQNWQLKKEEKKPIFEEIVMKYVAGTEARLQNQEAMLQKLETQMAQIATQLSTRPTGALPSNTERNPRCLNAIMVVNRSQSEKLEQQRDEENTMEGPKSSELKKDARTENSSMAGRKDVLAQMPNYARFFKDLLKNKKKLNDIMQVIINEECSAVLKNKLPTKSQDPGSFSIPCHIGSLSFDNVLCDLGSSINLMSHALAKKLGICNTEPVSISLKFADGSIKYPMGVVENVLVNIDKFIYLVDFVILDMDENFEVLLILGRPFLAMNRALVDVKKRELVLRLNDEQVVFHMFKSASDISNLKSCSAVNFIDVINYVGECQQV; this is translated from the exons aTGGACAAGGTTGAGGacgtggacgtagaaatgatcgcAATCGTGGTCGCGGcttttgataagtgcattgt GTTAATGGAGCTTTTAGAAGAAAACAAAGATAAAGTCTCGCGCATGGGCGAGTTCCCATCTCGCGCGTGCGCCATAGCAATTTCTAGCAACGAGAGATTCAG TCTcctaccacttgatttggagatagaACGCACACTTAGCAGGATTCGGAGAGCTAGGAGAGATATTAATCTGGAACTCGACTCAGAAATAGAAGGAGAGATGGCGTACAACCATACT ctgatccaactGCAAGCGAGATTTGGGGGTACGTCTGTGGAGGAcacctacgctcatctggagcgttttctgccgatctgcgacacgtttaAGGTTAATgag AAAGATGCACTTGAGTGGCTAGATGATCTGCCTACCGGTTCTATCACTACTTGGACTGAgcttgttcaaacttttttgaacaagtattttcctcctacAAAGATGGCAAAGTTATTTTCTGACATTATTTCTTACAGGAAAAAAGATAGAGAATCCTTACATGCAGCATGGATCAGAtttaagaagatgttgaggatgtgtcctcaacataatctcactcAGAGCCAACAAACGCAGACATTCTATAATGGAGCTGATCCATCAGTGCGTTCTATGCTGGACGCTGCTGCTAATGGATGCTTTTTCAGGAAGACGCCGGCAGAAGCTTGGGAGATTATAGGTAATATGGCAGACAGtaacattgggtggccggatgtgaagaaggagaagaaggtTGGAATTCTAGATGTTGATGTTTTAATGGCCCTGAATGCAAAGATTGACGCTCTGACAAACCAAGTGGCACTTATGAAAGTAGCACCAAAGACTCAAGTACAAGGAAATTTGCCAGAGGAACATCAGTTATTTGAAGTTGAAGCggctaattttgcaggaaaCCAAGGACGGCAGCCATTCAACTCCTACAATAACAACTACAATCAGAACTGGCAGCTCAAgaaagaggagaagaagccgatTTTTGAGGAGATTgtgatgaaatatgtggctgGTACTGAGGCTCGGTTACAGAATCAAGAAGCTATGCTGCAGAAGTTGGAGACTCAGATGGCTCAGATAGCAACCCAACTGTCTACTCGTCCTACTGGAGCGTTGCCAAGTAACACCGAAAGAAATCCCAGATGCTTGAATGCTATCATGGTAGTTAATAGATCACAATCTGAAAAACTTGAGCAGCAGAGGGACGAAGAAAACACTATGGAGGGGCCAAAAAGTTCAGAATTAAAGAAGGATGCGCGTACTGAAAATTCCTCCATGGCAGGTaggaaag acgTTTTAGCTCAGATGCCAAATTATGCCAGATTTTTTAAGGACTTGctgaaaaacaagaagaagttGAATGATATAATGCAAGTCATAATTAATGAGGAATGCTCGGCGGTTCTGAAAAATAAGCTTCCAACCAAAtctcaagatccagggagtttctccATACCTTGTCATATTGGAAGTTTATCATTTGATAATGTTTTGTGTGATTTAGGATCAAGCATAAATTTGATGTCTCATGCACTTGCTAAGAAATTGGGTATATGCAACACTGAACCAGTAAGtatttctcttaaatttgctgatggatctattaaataccCAATGGGGGTAGTTGAAAATGTCCTAGTCAATATAGATAAGTTTATTTATCTtgttgattttgttattcttgacatggatgaaaATTTTGAGGTGCTTCTTATTTTAGGGCGTCCGTTTTTAGCCATGAATCGAGCCTTAGTGGATGTTAAAAAGAGAGAGTTAGTTTTGAGGTTGAATGATGAGCAAGTTGTATTTCATATGTTTAAGTCAGCTAGTGATATctcaaatttaaaatcttgTTCTGCTGTTAATTTTATTGATGTGATTAATTATGTTGGGGAATGTCAGCAGGTTTAG